From the Atribacteraceae bacterium genome, one window contains:
- the rseP gene encoding RIP metalloprotease RseP, with the protein MLSLLAFIFVLGLLVVCHEFGHFLFARIFKVRVFSFAIGYGPKLWSKTSSQTEYSIRLFPLGGFVKMAGMGDNVIEGHHRQEVSDAERFDKKPLWQRSMIVVAGPLMNICLSIVLVFIVFTATGVPTGNLEIQQVMEGGPAERAGIRAGDVVFALNGITFDSVEDVAGAISASPGEEIVLSIRRNSETIFIPVTPEWNEEENRALIQVVFGMESRRTNPFLTLGRSVTSVFGWFALSVAGLFSTITGQIPLQLTGPIGIAQMAGQAAQVGFLNLLMFASLISIFLALFNLLPIPILDGGHLVLFAYEKIKKKPLDPDKVGIIYLIGVVFLILLAVFVTYQDFTRILVGQ; encoded by the coding sequence ATGTTGAGTTTACTTGCGTTTATTTTTGTCTTGGGGCTGTTGGTGGTTTGTCATGAATTCGGTCATTTTCTATTTGCCCGGATTTTCAAGGTTCGGGTTTTCAGCTTTGCCATCGGATATGGACCCAAGCTTTGGTCAAAAACCTCCTCTCAAACTGAATACTCGATTCGTCTTTTTCCCCTGGGTGGATTCGTCAAAATGGCGGGAATGGGAGATAACGTCATCGAAGGGCATCATCGACAGGAAGTGTCTGATGCTGAGCGGTTCGATAAAAAACCGCTCTGGCAGAGAAGTATGATCGTCGTTGCTGGACCGTTGATGAATATTTGTCTGTCCATCGTCCTCGTTTTCATTGTTTTCACGGCAACCGGCGTCCCAACCGGCAATCTCGAAATACAACAGGTTATGGAGGGTGGTCCAGCGGAACGGGCCGGGATTCGGGCCGGTGATGTCGTATTCGCCCTGAACGGAATCACATTTGACTCGGTTGAAGATGTGGCCGGAGCGATCTCGGCCAGTCCCGGTGAAGAAATTGTTCTCTCCATCCGACGAAATAGCGAAACGATCTTCATACCCGTTACGCCGGAATGGAACGAAGAAGAAAATCGAGCACTTATCCAGGTGGTTTTCGGTATGGAGAGCCGCAGAACCAATCCATTCCTGACTCTGGGGCGAAGCGTTACCTCTGTCTTTGGCTGGTTTGCTCTCAGTGTTGCGGGTTTATTTTCAACCATAACCGGACAGATTCCTCTCCAACTCACTGGGCCAATCGGAATTGCCCAAATGGCCGGCCAAGCGGCTCAAGTCGGATTTCTGAACCTATTGATGTTCGCCTCGCTGATCAGTATTTTTCTGGCTCTCTTCAATCTGTTACCGATTCCGATTCTGGATGGAGGCCACCTGGTCCTCTTTGCCTATGAAAAAATCAAGAAAAAGCCTCTCGACCCGGATAAAGTCGGTATCATTTACCTGATAGGCGTTGTCTTTCTTATTCTTTTGGCCGTTTTTGTGACCTATCAAGATTTTACCCGTATTCTTGTCGGACAATGA
- the pyrH gene encoding UMP kinase → MTESSKPRFHRILIKLSGGALMGNLSSGIDMKILGYLAGEIETVKSLGIEIAVVVGGGNIFRGRTAGDHGIGRITADSMGMLATVINALALQDVLEDKGISTRIQTAIEMRAVAEPFIRRRAIRHLEKGRVVILAAGTGNPFFTTDTAAALRAAEIKADAVLKGTQVDGVYSADPTTHRDACKYDQLDYLDVLTQGLKFMDATAVSLCMDNHIPIFVFNIHQPGNLKNIVTGKKIGTLVGRENYG, encoded by the coding sequence ATGACGGAATCCTCGAAACCTCGCTTTCATCGGATCCTGATCAAGCTTTCCGGGGGAGCTCTCATGGGCAATCTATCCTCAGGGATTGATATGAAAATCCTGGGGTACTTGGCCGGGGAGATCGAGACGGTCAAATCACTGGGTATCGAGATCGCCGTAGTTGTAGGGGGAGGCAACATCTTTCGGGGAAGAACTGCGGGGGACCATGGAATCGGCCGGATTACGGCCGATTCCATGGGAATGCTTGCCACGGTGATCAATGCTTTGGCCTTACAGGATGTACTGGAAGATAAGGGAATCTCCACCCGAATCCAGACCGCCATCGAGATGCGGGCGGTGGCTGAACCATTTATTAGGCGCCGAGCAATACGCCACCTGGAAAAAGGTCGAGTGGTCATTCTTGCAGCGGGAACAGGTAATCCTTTTTTTACCACCGATACGGCGGCTGCGTTGCGGGCTGCCGAAATCAAGGCCGACGCAGTCTTGAAGGGGACACAGGTCGACGGAGTTTACAGTGCGGATCCGACAACGCATCGTGATGCCTGTAAATACGACCAGCTCGATTATCTGGATGTTTTGACGCAGGGTTTGAAATTCATGGATGCAACAGCTGTATCACTGTGTATGGACAACCACATTCCGATCTTTGTCTTTAATATCCACCAACCGGGGAACCTGAAAAACATCGTCACCGGTAAAAAAATCGGAACTCTTGTGGGGAGGGAAAATTATGGCTGA
- the tsf gene encoding translation elongation factor Ts — MNIEARDVFELRKKTGAGVMDCKKALLESSGNVDKACEILRKKGIDTAIKKQTRVANDGLIGSYIHTDGKLGVLVEVNCETDFVARTPEFQAFVKELTLQIAAQAPRWVTPEEIPDDLLRKEEEIFREQLKESGKPDTVQKSIVEGKLKKFFEENCLLEQSYIRDTSKKIKDLLVETIARVGENIVIRRFIRLKLGEE; from the coding sequence ATGAACATTGAAGCAAGAGACGTATTCGAACTTCGGAAAAAAACCGGTGCAGGAGTTATGGACTGTAAGAAGGCCTTGCTCGAGAGCTCGGGAAACGTTGATAAGGCCTGTGAAATTTTGCGGAAAAAGGGTATCGATACGGCGATAAAAAAACAGACCCGGGTGGCCAATGATGGTTTGATTGGATCCTATATCCACACTGATGGGAAACTCGGTGTACTGGTCGAAGTCAACTGTGAAACCGATTTTGTAGCTCGCACCCCTGAATTTCAAGCATTCGTTAAGGAATTGACGCTTCAGATTGCCGCTCAGGCTCCCCGCTGGGTGACACCGGAAGAAATTCCCGATGACCTACTGCGTAAGGAAGAGGAAATCTTTCGGGAACAGCTCAAGGAAAGCGGAAAGCCAGACACGGTTCAAAAATCGATCGTCGAAGGAAAATTGAAGAAATTTTTCGAGGAGAATTGTCTTCTTGAGCAGAGTTATATCCGAGACACCTCGAAAAAAATTAAGGACCTTTTAGTCGAAACGATCGCCAGGGTTGGAGAAAATATTGTGATCAGGAGGTTCATCCGGCTGAAGTTGGGTGAAGAGTGA
- the frr gene encoding ribosome recycling factor produces MADYLKDLYRDIEKRMKGAIHVAQDELSHVKTGRAAPALVENVEVDYYGALTPLVQIASITTPDAKTILIQPWDKNALQPIEKAIWKSDLGFNPIVDSAVIRINVPPLTEERRKEIAKLAKKIVEETKVAVRNLRREANDEIKRIEKSGSISEDDGKKGTAEIQKMTDQYINETEGLWEKKEKEIMTI; encoded by the coding sequence ATGGCTGATTATCTGAAAGACCTCTATAGGGATATCGAAAAAAGGATGAAAGGGGCTATTCACGTTGCGCAGGATGAACTATCTCATGTCAAAACCGGTCGCGCAGCACCGGCCCTGGTGGAAAATGTCGAAGTCGACTATTATGGTGCATTGACCCCCCTCGTTCAGATAGCCTCCATTACTACCCCAGACGCTAAAACTATTTTGATCCAGCCGTGGGATAAGAATGCCCTGCAACCTATTGAAAAAGCTATCTGGAAATCAGACTTGGGTTTCAATCCGATTGTCGACTCGGCAGTCATTCGCATCAATGTCCCTCCGTTAACTGAGGAACGCCGGAAAGAAATTGCCAAGTTGGCCAAAAAAATTGTTGAGGAAACGAAGGTGGCAGTTCGCAATCTCCGTCGGGAAGCTAATGATGAAATCAAAAGAATCGAGAAATCCGGATCGATTTCCGAAGATGATGGGAAAAAGGGCACTGCGGAAATCCAAAAAATGACCGATCAGTATATCAATGAAACCGAGGGATTATGGGAAAAGAAAGAAAAGGAAATCATGACTATCTAA
- the uppS gene encoding polyprenyl diphosphate synthase — protein MGKERKGNHDYLSFGLTHLAIIMDGNGRWAEKRGLPRLEGHKQGVVSVETITRECSEMGLSFLTLYSFSTENWKRPLGEVQGLMVLFSNSLAVYGPRLKENNVQVHFLGRREGIPGELLSKMIQLEEATRTNSGMVLNLAINYGGRDEILRAFGKICTLSSDGVKSLDDQGFRRYLDTGEQPDPDIVIRTGGEKRLSNFLLWQAAYAELWFTDILWPEFTVADLHQACREFVVRKRRFGGPG, from the coding sequence ATGGGAAAAGAAAGAAAAGGAAATCATGACTATCTAAGTTTCGGACTGACCCACTTGGCCATTATTATGGATGGAAATGGGCGATGGGCGGAGAAGCGCGGGCTTCCCCGGCTGGAGGGCCATAAACAGGGTGTGGTGAGCGTCGAGACAATCACCAGGGAATGTTCCGAGATGGGACTGTCCTTTTTAACGCTCTATTCGTTTTCTACGGAAAACTGGAAAAGACCCCTCGGAGAAGTCCAGGGATTAATGGTATTATTTTCTAATTCCCTCGCTGTCTATGGACCTCGGTTGAAGGAGAACAATGTTCAAGTTCATTTTCTGGGAAGAAGGGAAGGGATTCCCGGTGAACTCCTGTCGAAGATGATCCAGCTCGAAGAAGCGACCCGCACCAATTCCGGGATGGTTCTCAACCTAGCCATCAACTACGGCGGACGGGATGAAATACTCCGAGCCTTCGGAAAGATATGCACTCTTTCTTCCGATGGGGTAAAATCGTTGGATGATCAAGGGTTCCGTCGCTATCTCGATACCGGTGAACAACCTGATCCAGACATAGTAATACGAACAGGGGGAGAGAAGCGACTGAGTAACTTTCTCCTCTGGCAGGCAGCATATGCGGAACTCTGGTTTACTGATATTCTTTGGCCGGAATTTACCGTTGCGGATCTTCATCAAGCCTGCCGGGAATTTGTTGTTCGAAAAAGACGGTTTGGGGGCCCGGGGTAA
- the ispG gene encoding (E)-4-hydroxy-3-methylbut-2-enyl-diphosphate synthase has protein sequence MKRQDTHVVALGNITVGGESPVSIEAMGRSHPAHIQKTLREIRRSVREGCEIFRLAVPDREALEGLKILHPKSPLPLIADIHFIPELAWDAVRAGIDGVRINPGTFRNQEKYINLVEMLKDSQTVLRLGANAGSLPAALQKESRVKALFEIIATYLEVPRKKNFHRVILSAKSSDIEETIETNHLLSEAFPYPLHIGLTEAGEGEEGIIKSTLGVGILLREEIGNTIRISLTSNDPVLETRAASILLKTLGLKNEGIEIISCPTCARKMGDVVSLVRILKKKLARYKVNRNIRIAVMGCEVNGPGEAREADFGLALAKGTAVLFSHGKVIGTVHRDRAIDVFLDHFNTFFPAGEPRCRE, from the coding sequence ATGAAAAGACAGGACACCCATGTTGTTGCACTGGGTAATATAACAGTTGGAGGAGAAAGTCCGGTTTCCATTGAGGCGATGGGACGCTCACATCCTGCCCATATACAGAAAACATTGCGGGAGATACGCCGAAGTGTACGGGAAGGGTGTGAGATTTTTCGTCTCGCTGTCCCGGACCGAGAGGCCTTGGAAGGTCTGAAAATTCTCCATCCTAAATCGCCACTCCCATTGATAGCCGATATTCATTTTATTCCTGAGCTTGCCTGGGATGCGGTTCGTGCCGGTATTGATGGAGTACGGATCAACCCTGGAACATTCCGGAATCAAGAGAAATACATAAACCTTGTTGAAATGCTCAAGGATTCTCAAACGGTTCTCCGCTTGGGAGCGAATGCCGGGTCACTGCCGGCTGCGCTTCAAAAAGAAAGTCGGGTCAAGGCGCTTTTCGAGATCATCGCAACGTATTTGGAAGTTCCCCGGAAAAAAAACTTTCACCGGGTTATTCTATCTGCAAAATCAAGCGACATCGAAGAGACCATCGAAACCAACCATCTCCTCAGTGAAGCCTTTCCATATCCCTTGCATATCGGTTTGACCGAAGCCGGAGAAGGGGAGGAGGGGATCATCAAATCGACCCTGGGAGTCGGAATCCTGTTGCGGGAAGAAATCGGAAATACAATCCGTATCTCTCTCACCTCCAATGACCCAGTGCTCGAGACCCGTGCCGCTTCGATCCTACTCAAGACCCTTGGCTTGAAAAATGAAGGCATCGAAATTATTTCCTGCCCGACCTGTGCCCGGAAAATGGGAGATGTGGTATCATTGGTACGTATTTTGAAGAAAAAGCTGGCTCGCTATAAAGTAAACCGGAATATAAGAATCGCGGTGATGGGCTGTGAAGTCAACGGACCGGGTGAAGCGAGAGAGGCCGACTTCGGCTTGGCCCTGGCAAAGGGTACGGCGGTTTTGTTTTCACATGGAAAGGTGATTGGCACGGTACACCGAGATCGGGCCATTGATGTTTTTTTAGATCATTTTAATACCTTTTTCCCCGCAGGGGAGCCAAGATGCAGGGAATAA
- the rpsB gene encoding 30S ribosomal protein S2: MIVTMKQLLEAGVHFGHQTRRWNPKMKPYIFTERNNIYIIDLQKTVELTEKAYHFTKDLVREGGTVLFVGTKKQAQESIQHEAQRCGMYFVNQRWLGGMLTNFTTIRQNINKLKNFEKMKADGMMEKLPKKEVMQIQKRKARLEKHLSGIKDMEKLPECVFVVDPRRERNAVLEARRMNIPLISIVDTNCDPDEIDYVIPGNDDAIRAIRLFSLIIANAALEGKRLQSEGRDDIQTEGIAVSENEEVVVEGLEEVPFASGASEESNVLDELRGETINEFEEELLDQLPKGEAKSKTEVKEE, encoded by the coding sequence ATGATCGTCACCATGAAGCAACTGCTGGAAGCGGGGGTTCATTTCGGGCACCAAACCCGGCGCTGGAACCCCAAGATGAAGCCGTATATCTTTACCGAGAGAAACAACATCTACATCATCGATCTTCAGAAAACGGTCGAGTTAACCGAAAAGGCCTATCATTTTACCAAGGATCTGGTCAGGGAGGGGGGCACCGTCCTCTTTGTCGGAACCAAGAAACAAGCTCAGGAATCGATTCAGCACGAAGCCCAACGCTGCGGAATGTATTTTGTCAATCAACGTTGGCTGGGAGGCATGTTGACTAACTTCACCACCATCCGTCAGAACATCAACAAGCTCAAAAATTTCGAGAAGATGAAAGCTGACGGTATGATGGAAAAGCTACCGAAAAAAGAAGTTATGCAAATCCAGAAAAGAAAAGCCCGGCTGGAAAAACACCTTTCCGGCATCAAAGACATGGAAAAATTGCCGGAGTGTGTGTTCGTGGTTGACCCGCGACGGGAACGCAATGCGGTCTTAGAGGCACGACGTATGAACATTCCCCTGATTTCCATTGTGGATACCAACTGTGACCCCGACGAAATCGACTACGTTATTCCTGGAAACGACGACGCGATTCGGGCTATCCGCCTCTTTTCCCTGATTATCGCCAATGCGGCCCTGGAAGGAAAGCGTCTTCAGTCGGAAGGCCGGGACGATATCCAAACCGAAGGGATTGCGGTAAGCGAAAACGAAGAAGTAGTTGTTGAAGGGTTGGAAGAAGTCCCTTTCGCAAGCGGCGCATCAGAAGAGTCCAATGTCCTGGATGAATTAAGAGGGGAGACTATCAATGAATTTGAGGAGGAACTACTCGATCAATTACCCAAAGGAGAAGCGAAAAGCAAGACGGAGGTGAAGGAGGAGTAG
- a CDS encoding phosphatidate cytidylyltransferase, whose protein sequence is MAGNRRLSETVLRALLIVYALPPFVFLVLFSEWTLLFLFLILSVLGFQEYLKLVIITERGIRSPWFYPIPIALVYVPLTVFGNGLPLALWWYILFLWIVLWGLLRPDLVRERIAWFAFGILYCVFLPSFWVKAGLEASRIEIVAYALIIWSGDIGAYLVGSRWGKCRFVPAISPRKSLEGLLGGTLAAGIAGMLFTLFLIPGRSLWEGLGIGILLCMVAFLGDLLESSLKRKAGVKDSGRLFPGHGGVLDRFDAFFLAGPAIYFLAVYWGGRP, encoded by the coding sequence TTGGCGGGAAATAGACGATTATCCGAAACAGTACTCAGAGCGCTTCTAATCGTGTACGCTCTCCCACCGTTCGTCTTTCTCGTGCTTTTTTCCGAGTGGACCCTGCTTTTTCTTTTTCTTATCCTATCGGTGCTTGGTTTTCAAGAATACCTCAAGCTGGTCATTATAACAGAACGGGGCATCCGGTCTCCCTGGTTTTATCCGATTCCGATCGCCCTTGTATATGTCCCCTTAACTGTTTTCGGCAACGGACTTCCGTTAGCGCTGTGGTGGTATATCTTGTTTCTATGGATCGTCCTTTGGGGGCTATTGCGTCCCGATTTGGTCCGAGAGCGGATTGCCTGGTTCGCATTCGGGATCCTCTATTGTGTTTTCTTACCTTCCTTTTGGGTCAAAGCTGGCCTTGAGGCGAGTCGGATAGAGATTGTCGCTTATGCGCTGATCATCTGGAGCGGAGATATCGGCGCCTATCTGGTTGGAAGTCGCTGGGGGAAGTGTCGGTTCGTTCCGGCTATCAGCCCCCGAAAAAGCTTGGAAGGTTTACTCGGTGGAACCTTGGCAGCGGGGATAGCCGGCATGTTGTTTACACTTTTTCTCATCCCGGGCAGGAGTCTATGGGAAGGTCTGGGTATCGGGATATTGCTTTGCATGGTGGCATTTTTAGGAGATCTGCTTGAATCGTCATTGAAGAGAAAAGCTGGGGTCAAGGATTCCGGTCGTCTTTTTCCTGGGCATGGCGGAGTTCTGGATCGGTTCGATGCGTTTTTCCTCGCCGGTCCGGCTATTTACTTTCTTGCTGTATATTGGGGAGGCAGGCCATGA